The sequence GCAATTCCGATTCACCAGCGCCGACTTCAACCGCTGGCGTCCAACTCAGGCCTACGACGTCGTCATGGCGAACCAGAGCCTGCACCACGTCACCGAACTCGAGCACCTGTTCGACGCGATCAGCACCGCGATCGGCAACGATGGCGTCCTCATCACTTCCGACATGATCGGCCGCAACGGCCACCAGCGCTGGCCGGAGGCGCTGACGATCCTTCAGGAGTTCTGGCGGGAATTGCCGGAGTCGTATCGCTACAACCTGCAGCTGAAGCGGCAGGAAGCGGAGTTCCAGAATTGGGACTGCTCGGTCGAAGGTTTCGAGGGCATTCGCGCGCAGGACATCCTGCCGCTGCTCATCGAGCGATTCGGATTCAAGCTGTTCTTCGCGTTCGGCAACTTGGTGACCCCATTCATCGACCGCAGCTTCGGGCACCACTTCGATGCGAACGGCGCGTGGGACAAGGATTTCATCGATCGCGTGCATGCGCGTGACCAGGCCGAGATCGAGGCCGGCCGCATCAAGCCCACCCACATGATGGCGATCATGAGCAACGATCGAAGCCTGCGCCCGGTCGTGTACAAGCACCTGACCCCACAGTTTTGCGTACGTCAGCCGGACTGATCCCGTGCGACGACCCGACGACAACGCGCCTTGCCGACACGCGCCTGCCTGGCTCACCTACAGGACCGATGCCGCATGAGAACTCTTGCCGACGGCCTTGCCCAGAAGGGCGACAACTTCCTGTTGCTGCGTTTCATCGCCGCCAGCATGGTCATCTACGGGCACTCGCCGGCGATCACCGGCGGCCATGCACCGGCTGACTTCTTCGTCTGGATGAACTGGGGCACCTACTCCGGCAGCATCGCCGTGGACCTGTTCTTCATCGTCAGCGGATTCCTGGTGACCGGCAGCTACCTGCGCAACCCGCGGCTGCTCGATTTCGCGTGGGCCCGGACCATCCGCATCGTGCCGGCGTATGCGGTATGCCTGCTGCTGACGGCGTTCGTCCTCGGCACCGCTTTCACCAGCCTGCCGTTGCGCGATTACCTGCAGCACCCGGAAACGCTCGGCTACATCGTGCGCAACCTCAAGTTCGACATCCTCATGCAGTGGCAACTGTCGGGCGTGTTCGAGCACAACCCCAAGAGCGCCGTGATCAACGGCTCGATCTGGACCCTGCCCGCCGAAGTGCGGATGTACGTCATGGTCGCGGCGCTCGGCATCGCCGGCGCGCTGCGCTGGCGTGCCCTGTTCAACATTGTTGCGCTGGGCTCGCTGGTGCTGGCGCTGCACTATCCAGAGCAGACGCCGATGTCGAATCCGCGCGAATACCTGCGCCTGGCCGCATTGTTCGTGGCGGGCGCGTTCTGCTACGTCAACCGCGACTGGATTCCGCTGCGCGGCAGCCTGTTGCTCGCGCTCGCCGGCATGGCTTGGCTGTGGCGCAACACGCCGGTCTTCCCGTTCCTGTTTGCCCTGGCCGAAATCGCCTTCGCATTCTGGTTCGCCTACAACACACGCTGGCGCGGCTTCAACCGCTTCGGCGACTACTCTTACGGCATCTATCTCTGGGGCTATCCAGCGCAGCAAACAATCGCGGCACTGGCTGGCGGCTTGCACAGCTTCGGCAACACACTCGGCGGGTTCCTGCTCGCACTGACACTCGCAATCGCCTCCTGGCACTTCATCGAGCAACCGGCACTGCGCCTGAAGGGGATGCCGGACAAGGTCAGGGCGCGCTGGCTCGGAAAAACTCGCGCACCTGCATAGCCAGCACCGATGTGCGACGCCAGCTCGCCCCAAGGGCAGAAAGGGTTGCTGCTCAAGATCCGCGAATGCAGGCCTACAGGCGAGATTTATCCATCTGACTTGCACTTTGAGGATTAACCAACCACCCTCGACCAGCGCGTGCCAAGTAGTTACGCTACGCACGTCTACGCCGGTATCCACTGGCACAGGGATGTAGCCAATGAAACAGTTCAGCCTCGCAGCGCTGCTCTTCTGCGCTCTGTCAGCCGTAACGTCCAGCAGCGCATTTGCCCAGCAGGGCACGCTCAGCAGCAACTCACCGTGCCAGCTCGGTACCGGCCAGACTTCCTGCAACGTTCAAGTTAACTGGACAACCTCTAACAGCCCCATTTCCTGCCTCTGGCTATCGGACGGCCATCTGTTTGCCTGTGGTGGCGGCGCCAGCGAGAGTCACACTTGGCCCCACACGACTGTGACTGGCACCGAGTTCGTTCTGCGCAGCCACCCGGATTGGAACCACGTAACAGTCAGCGGCACCGAGCTCGCACGCATAGTCGTCCGTGCGCAGGGCCCGGCTCCGGCCCCCGCGGGTAGTTTGCTCAGCAACAGTCCCTGCTCACTCCTCAGCGGTACCGGTTCGTGCAGTGTTACTTTGTCTTGGTCAACAACACATTCACCGGTGAGCTGCGTGTGGACACAAGGCGGCTCTCTCTTCGCATGTTCTGGCAGCGCACGCGACACTGCGGTGTGGCCGTATGCAACTTTGCAGCCGGGCGTGATGATCCTGCGTTCGCATCCGAGTTGGAGCCAGATTGACGTCTCCGGCACAGAATTGGCGCGCACGAGCGTCTGGGCGCTTTCGCCCAACAGCAGTCCCACGGTGGCGCTGCTCACTCCCAGCGCCGAGGGCTTTGCCGGCCACAAGCAAACGTCGATTACGTTGACGGCAACGGCCGCAGATTCGGATGGCTTTGTTCAGCGGGTGGACTACCTCGTCAACGGAAGCGTCATCGGCAGCGGCAACTCCGGCAACTTCCCGTTCAACTGGAGCCCGCCGTCGAGTGGTGAATTCACCATCGTTGCCCGAGCCCATGACAACGGCGGCGCCAGCGGCGTCAGTGTTGGCCGAAGGGTGATCGTCGCGGAATATGGACTCCCGACGTTGCCCGCAACCTATGGCACCTCGGACCAGTACTACCCAATGTTCCCCGGCAACATGAAGACAACCTTTCGCGGCGTGTCCAATCCAGAGGGCAGCCCGAACGCCACTTGGTCGATTCCCGGCGCCAACGGCATCTGGGACTTCCATTGGCCGCAACCACGCGTCGCGTTCAATCCCGACCTGGATCTCAACAATACGACTTGGGAACGCTGGCAGCGCCGATTCAACTGCACCAATTCGAGCAGTTGGCTGTACGTCAACTCCTATCACCAACGCACATCCATTCCATGGTCGCCGGGCGTGACCGAAGCCAATCACGACACAGCTATCTCGACGACGCGCGCGCTGTTTGACTATCAAGGGCGCATCTACGACATCACCAATGTCTGCGGCAGCACTGGCCAGCCTTATGTGCCCAACAGCGTCACCGGGCAACCGATGCGCATACGCGTCTGGGGACTGCTTGGCGGCGGGCCAGGGAAGTGGTTCTGGGAAGCTAGATACAGTTATTCCCCGGGCGTAACCAATTCCTGCTGGCAGGGAGGCGGGAGCAGCACGCGGCCGGCGATTCTGCAGTCGGAAGGCTGGTGGGATCAGCATGGCGGCTGGATGGATGGAGTAAACGGCGGTAACGGCGCTGTGGACAGCGCTGGCGTGCCAAACGGACTGGATGTGGTCATGGTGCGCGACGGTGCGGTCGCCTACCAAGCTGGGTACGCCTGGGCCATCAGGAGCGGCGCGCACTTGCCACCCGCGAGCCAATGGCGAGCCTGCAGCATCAACACCGTCGGCTATACCTTTCCCAGCACCGCTCGAAAGTGGCGCACCAACGTTCCGCGTAACTGATCGAGGGGTGCGGTCGGGCCGAGCATTGCACTGAGTTGCGGCTCCAATTCCCGCCCCGCCGCGAAGCATATGCCGGTAACGCTACGGCTCGAACCACACCAGACTGCGCGCCCGCGGCGGCTTCCTCGATTTGATCGGCGGTTGTTCGAGTGGCGTAGTGCGAATCCGCCGACGTCGTGCACCATGACCTTGGCCCACCCATCTGGCCCAACCGATTCTGCGCGTTTCTCGGTGCGCGACTCGCGGTTGCCGAGTTTCCGGGCGAACAGCGACTCGCGCCAGTCGCGCGATCAGCCGGGAATGCAACGCACTGGCAACGGCGGCGGCTCGCCCGCGTCCAGCATCAGGTGCCAGTAGGCCCAGGAACGCGCGTCGATGATCCCCGGCGGTGCCTCGCGCAGGGCCTGGCGCAGGTCGTCTTCGCTGACGTGGCGCCGGATCACGTCCATGTCGCCGGCGCTGGCCAATGCAAAGGCGTAGGCGAGAAAACGCTGTGGCTGCGCGAGCGCCTTTTCGGGCGCTTCGAACCAGACCAGTCTGCGCGCAATCGCTGCCGTCTCGGCATCGAATGGAATGGGCGGCAAGCTCACAGTGTCGGCAGCCGGCTGGGATCCACCTTGCGAACGGCTCGGGCAAGATCATCACGAACCGACTTCGGCAGACTGGAGAGGTCACCATCACCGAAGTAGCACAAGGCCTTCAGCGTGGATTCTGGCGAGAAACGCGGCGCGTACAGCGCGCTCGCCGCGGCCAATGCCATGGGCAGGTCGATGCGCGCCTGATGGATCAGTGCATGCAGGTCGATGTAGTCCTTCGCCTCGGCACGCTTCTGCACGACCATGGCCTTCATGCCCGCAAGTTCCAGCAGGGCACCGATTCTCACGCACGGGTGCTCGATCAGGAGCGGCGCTCGGACCACCGGGAGCTTCGGCACACCGAAGAAGGACATCAGGACGGGCGCGAGCGCACCCATGCGTATCGTCAGCGTGTTCGGCTCGATCGCCACCACCTCCGCATCCGCCAGGAGTGCGGATGTGGTTAGCAACTTCTCTGGATCGAAGGTGGCCCGCGCAAAGAAGTCGAAATCGACGCTCTGTCGGTGACCCAACTGCAATGCGATTGCCGTCCCGCCATACAGCACGAACTCCGCGGGCAAGGCATCGAATGCATCCCATAGCGTGCGTTGCGCGGGAGGCAGGATGTCGAGATGCAGCGACATGAGGGACGGCGCTCTGGAAGCCTGCGCGACTATAACGGATGCGGCCTCGGGCTTGGCCCCAACTCACTCCTCGAAGCCGTCGCCGAACAGGATGGCCAGGTCGATCTGCTCGTAGGCGCCGATGTCGATGGCGCCATTCTCGACGCGGCTGGCGGCGGTTCCGGGCGCGATCAGTGCGCGTTGCGGCGGGTGGCGGATCGGCGGGAACAGCGGGTTGGCGAAGTGGTAGTCGGGCGCGGTCACGGTGCTGTTCGTGCCGGCATCGAGCAGCGGGCTGGCGGGACTTGGCGCGAGATCGTAGCCGGCGAGATTGGCGAAACCGGGATCGCTGCCGCTGAAGGTGCCGCTGATGGTGTTGGGCAGGTTCGACGGGTTCAGCACGAAGCCGGACTTGATCCAGTTGTTCGACCCGGTCACGCGCGCACCCTGGGTCCAGACCGCCTCCACGGCGCGCACCAGGGTCAGGCTGCTCGTTCCTTCGCGCCAGATCACGTTGTTGTGGAATTCGAGCGACTCGATGCCATCGAACAGCCGGAACACCGTTGGGGTGTCGTTGTTGGGGTTGCGGCGCACGATGCTGTTGTTGACCACGCGGTAGCGGCCATTGCTCTGGCCGGTGGCGTCGCCGCCGAAACGCATCACCGAGCCGAAGTCGGCGGTGTGCAGGATGACGTTGCCGACCACGTCCGAGTCCTCGCGCGCCTGGCCTTCCGGAATGCCGCCGGACGGGTCCGGGCCGATCAGCTCCAGCTCGTGGTAATAGGCGCCTTCGAGCCAGTTGTAATAGATCTCGTTGCGTTCGGCGCGACTCTTGATCAGGTTGCCGCCCGGCACGCCGGCATCGAACTGGCTGTCGTGCACGTAGCTGTATTGCAGGCGAAACACCGAACCCGGATGCGCCACCTCGTCGGTCGCCATGTAGATCGCATGGTTGCTGCCGCCCGAGCCGGCGTTGAAGATCTCGCTGTACTCGACCAGCAGCGAGCCGGAGTCGTTGTCGGCGCCGAGGATGCCGTGGCGCGGGCAATCGTGGATGTAGGCGTCGCGGATGGTGATGTCGTGCGCGTGGTGGTAGATGCAGCGGAAGGTGCCGGTGCTGGTGTTGCCGGTGCCGCTGACCTCGAAGCCCTCGAACACGACGTGGTCGGACAGGCGAAACTCGATGGTGTTGGTGCCGCCACGCAAGTGCGGGCGCTGGCCGTTGACGCGGATGCCGCGCAGGATCACCGGGTTGCCGGGCTGGCCGCCGTCGGCGGCGCCCATCACGATGCCGGGCGTGCCGACGTCATAGATCACATTGCCATCGACTTCGACGATGTCGCCGCCCTGCAGATCGACCGCGGCGAACAGTTGCGACAAGTTGACATGCGCGCGGGTCGGGCCGACCGGGTAGGTCGCGGCCTGCGCGCCGGCGGCGAGCAGCACGAGCAGCAGTGCGGAGGGGATGCGATTCATGGCGCCTCGTCTCGGATGGGCAGACACCAGCATACGCGCGCAGGCTCGGCGCGACCGGCGACGCCGTCACGATCGCGACTGGCCCGCGCGGCTGTGGGCCTCAGGGCTGGCTTGCAGCCTGCTCCAGCAACTTCTGCACACGCTTCTCGCTCACCGGCTCGCGCGTGCCGAGTTCCTGCGCGAACAGCTGCACACGCAGCTCTTCAAGCAGGAAGCGCAGCTCTTCGCAGCGCTCGCGCGGCAGCTTCGCGGCAAGGCGATCGAGCTGCGCTTCGAAGTCGCGCACGATGAGCATGCGCGCCTGGTCCTTGCGCGGGTCGTTCTGCAGGCGTTCGGCGCGCAGGCGCATGGCCTTCAGGTAACGCGGCAGTTCACGCAGGCGCGTGAGCGGGAAAGCCTTCGCGAAACCCGCGAATACCAGGCGCCGATGCTGTTCGCGCAAGTCCTCGAAGTTCGCGGTCGCGAAACCCATCAGCGGCGGCTTCAGTTTGGGCAGCAGTTCGGCATGCGCGGCGAGCACGGCCTCGACCGCCTTCAGGCGCTCGATGCTGTCGGTGAACAGGCGCTTCTCGATGGCATTGAACGAGAGCCGGAAGCTGTCGTCCGAACGCGCGCTGCGCGGATCGGCCTGCAGCAGATCGGCGAGTGCGCCTTCGACAATGTCGTCGCGCAACTGGTCGGGTGAGGCGATCGGCGTGTAGGCGAGCGCAAGCTTGGGTGCGAGCGGCAACTGTTTGCGCGCCTGCTTGCACTTCTCGACGAGCGCGACCCGCAGCAGACGCTCGATGCCGGCGCGGTGCGCCGCCGCGGCTTCGTCGGCGCGTTCGAACACGACCAGGTCGACACGGTGACCACGATCGACCAGCGCCGGAAATGCCGACAGCCCGGTGTCGGTCTTCACGATCTCCGGGATGGCCTGCGACGGCAGGCTGCGTACGTCCTCGCGCGCGATGTCGCGACTGGTCTGCTCCGCAAACGCCTCGCGCGCCAGCGCACCGAACTCGCGCCGCAAGGCCAGCAGATCGCGACCGACCGCGAGCGTCTTCTTCGCGGCATCGAGCAAGCGGAAACGCATGCGCAGGAAGGCCGGCAACGCGGCGTCGGCTTCCTGCAGCAGGGTCACCGCCACCTCGATTCCGGCGATTTTGCCCAACCACGTCGCAAGCGCCTGCAGCAAGCCGCGTTCGCCAGGCGGCTCGGCCTGCACGAAGGCCCGTGCGAAGTCGGGCGCCGGCACGAAGTTGCGGCGCACGCTCTTCGGCAGTGCCCGGATGAGTTCCGCAACCTTGGCCTCGAGCAGGCCGGGCACCAACCACTGCGCGCGCGTCTCCGAGACCGCATTCAGCAGCGACAGGGGCAGATCGAGCGTGACGCCATCCTCGTCGAGCTGCGGATCGAACGCATAATGCAGTTTCAGCCGCTGGTTGCCGACGATGAAACTCTCCGGGAAGCGCTCGGCAGTGGACGCACCGGCTTCGAGCACATCACTGAGCGACCACTCCAGCCCACGCCGCAGTTCCGGATCGAGACGTTTGACCCAGTCGTCAAAGGCCTTGCTCGTCGCGATGCCTTCCGGCAATCGTCCTTCCCACCATCGAGCCAGATCCTCGGGCGCACGCAACAGGCCATGTCGTCGTTGTTTCGCTTCCTCGGCGGCGGCCTGGGCAAGCACGCGCCGGTTGTGCGCGATGACCACCGCCTTGGCATCGAGTTCACACGGCACCAGTGCGTCGCGGATGAAGATCGCGCGCGCCTGCGCCGGATCGATGGTGCCGAAGTGCACCGGGCGACGCTCGACCAAGGTCAGACCGAACAGGGTGATTTGTTCATAGGCCATGACCTGGCCGCGACCGCGGTTCCAGTGCGGATCATGATGCGCACGCTTGATCAGGTGCGCCGCCTCCTGCACCGCCCACTCCGGTTCGATGCGCGCATTCATGATCGCGTACAGCTTCTGCGTGTCGAGCAGGGTCGCCGACAGCAGCCACGACGGTGGCGCCTTGGCAACGAAGGAGCCGGGGAAGATTGCGTAACGCTTGCCGCGCGTGCCCTGGTACTGACCCTTCTCGTCCTTGCGCGCCAGGTTCGCCGGCAAGCCGGCCAACAAGGCCCGATGCAGCGCCTCGAACGAGGCCGCCTCGCGGTTCAGCGACCAGCCCAGTTCATCACCGAGCACCAGCAGCTGGCGATGCAGCTCGCGCCATTCGCGCATGCGCAGGAAACTCAGGAAATGCTTCTCGCACCAGTCGCGCAGCTTGGACTGGGTCAGTTCCTCGTGCGCGGCGGCATGGGCTTCCCACAGCTTCAGCACCGCGACGAAGTCCGACTTCGGATCGGCAAACTGCGCATGCGCCAGGTCCGCGGCCTGCTTGGCGTCGGCCGGGCGCTCACGCGGATCCTGGATGGACAGGAAGGACGCGATGATCATCAGCTCGCGCGCGGCGCCGTGCTGCTGCGCGGCGATCAGCATGCGCGCCAGCTTGGCGTCGATCGGAATGCGTGCCATCTCGCGGCCGAGCGCGGTCAGCTGGTGGCGCGCCTCGCCGATCGCACCGAGTTCGACCAGCTGGCTCACGCCCTCGTTGATCGCGCGTTCGTCCGGACGTTCGAGGAACGGGAACTGCGCAATGTCGCCGAGCCCGAGGCTCAACATGCGCAGCACCACGTTCGCCAACGAGGCGCGCAAGATCTCGGGATCGGTGTAGCGCGGCCGCGCCGTGAAATCGGCCTCGTCGTACAGGCGGATGCACAGACCTGGCCCGAGTCGCCCGCAGCGGCCCTTGC comes from Lysobacterales bacterium and encodes:
- a CDS encoding class I SAM-dependent methyltransferase, whose product is MKSISRILRSLSSALPAGLRAKPEPTLPAPATSTSDYEARIAQETGRFASDLDVNALPAIFHYWSNTYLRPMLESLGFAHPEDFFAKSILAHAREQGIAPRILSIGSGNCDAEVRIAETLRASGLADFTFECLDLTTAMLERGRQLAEAAGLGAQFRFTSADFNRWRPTQAYDVVMANQSLHHVTELEHLFDAISTAIGNDGVLITSDMIGRNGHQRWPEALTILQEFWRELPESYRYNLQLKRQEAEFQNWDCSVEGFEGIRAQDILPLLIERFGFKLFFAFGNLVTPFIDRSFGHHFDANGAWDKDFIDRVHARDQAEIEAGRIKPTHMMAIMSNDRSLRPVVYKHLTPQFCVRQPD
- a CDS encoding acyltransferase; translated protein: MRTLADGLAQKGDNFLLLRFIAASMVIYGHSPAITGGHAPADFFVWMNWGTYSGSIAVDLFFIVSGFLVTGSYLRNPRLLDFAWARTIRIVPAYAVCLLLTAFVLGTAFTSLPLRDYLQHPETLGYIVRNLKFDILMQWQLSGVFEHNPKSAVINGSIWTLPAEVRMYVMVAALGIAGALRWRALFNIVALGSLVLALHYPEQTPMSNPREYLRLAALFVAGAFCYVNRDWIPLRGSLLLALAGMAWLWRNTPVFPFLFALAEIAFAFWFAYNTRWRGFNRFGDYSYGIYLWGYPAQQTIAALAGGLHSFGNTLGGFLLALTLAIASWHFIEQPALRLKGMPDKVRARWLGKTRAPA
- a CDS encoding nucleotidyl transferase AbiEii/AbiGii toxin family protein gives rise to the protein MSLHLDILPPAQRTLWDAFDALPAEFVLYGGTAIALQLGHRQSVDFDFFARATFDPEKLLTTSALLADAEVVAIEPNTLTIRMGALAPVLMSFFGVPKLPVVRAPLLIEHPCVRIGALLELAGMKAMVVQKRAEAKDYIDLHALIHQARIDLPMALAAASALYAPRFSPESTLKALCYFGDGDLSSLPKSVRDDLARAVRKVDPSRLPTL
- a CDS encoding right-handed parallel beta-helix repeat-containing protein: MNRIPSALLLVLLAAGAQAATYPVGPTRAHVNLSQLFAAVDLQGGDIVEVDGNVIYDVGTPGIVMGAADGGQPGNPVILRGIRVNGQRPHLRGGTNTIEFRLSDHVVFEGFEVSGTGNTSTGTFRCIYHHAHDITIRDAYIHDCPRHGILGADNDSGSLLVEYSEIFNAGSGGSNHAIYMATDEVAHPGSVFRLQYSYVHDSQFDAGVPGGNLIKSRAERNEIYYNWLEGAYYHELELIGPDPSGGIPEGQAREDSDVVGNVILHTADFGSVMRFGGDATGQSNGRYRVVNNSIVRRNPNNDTPTVFRLFDGIESLEFHNNVIWREGTSSLTLVRAVEAVWTQGARVTGSNNWIKSGFVLNPSNLPNTISGTFSGSDPGFANLAGYDLAPSPASPLLDAGTNSTVTAPDYHFANPLFPPIRHPPQRALIAPGTAASRVENGAIDIGAYEQIDLAILFGDGFEE
- the hrpA gene encoding ATP-dependent RNA helicase HrpA, which gives rise to MDPIDPANRSVELGALRRRLGEVLGRDRSRLRQRLDQLIAAKTAIDDARLTALAAAIDASAGKRAARAAAVPAIKLDETLPIAREADAIVKAIREHQVVVVAGETGSGKTTQLPLLALAAGRGVDGLIGCTQPRRIAARSVARRVAEELGTQVGQGVGFQVRFTEQVAETSLIKFMTDGIMLAETQRDRFLNQYDTLILDEAHERSLNIDFLLGYLKQLLAKRRDLKLIVTSATIDTARFSEHFDGAPVIDVEGRTYPVEVRYRPLAEDRDERGVNQAIIAAVEEIGRSEALADVLVFLPGEREIRDAHLALSRRNFRETEILPLYARLSAKEQDRVFHPGPKRRIVLTTNVAETSLTVPRIRAVIDTGSARVGRYSPRHKVQRLHIEPISQASADQRKGRCGRLGPGLCIRLYDEADFTARPRYTDPEILRASLANVVLRMLSLGLGDIAQFPFLERPDERAINEGVSQLVELGAIGEARHQLTALGREMARIPIDAKLARMLIAAQQHGAARELMIIASFLSIQDPRERPADAKQAADLAHAQFADPKSDFVAVLKLWEAHAAAHEELTQSKLRDWCEKHFLSFLRMREWRELHRQLLVLGDELGWSLNREAASFEALHRALLAGLPANLARKDEKGQYQGTRGKRYAIFPGSFVAKAPPSWLLSATLLDTQKLYAIMNARIEPEWAVQEAAHLIKRAHHDPHWNRGRGQVMAYEQITLFGLTLVERRPVHFGTIDPAQARAIFIRDALVPCELDAKAVVIAHNRRVLAQAAAEEAKQRRHGLLRAPEDLARWWEGRLPEGIATSKAFDDWVKRLDPELRRGLEWSLSDVLEAGASTAERFPESFIVGNQRLKLHYAFDPQLDEDGVTLDLPLSLLNAVSETRAQWLVPGLLEAKVAELIRALPKSVRRNFVPAPDFARAFVQAEPPGERGLLQALATWLGKIAGIEVAVTLLQEADAALPAFLRMRFRLLDAAKKTLAVGRDLLALRREFGALAREAFAEQTSRDIAREDVRSLPSQAIPEIVKTDTGLSAFPALVDRGHRVDLVVFERADEAAAAHRAGIERLLRVALVEKCKQARKQLPLAPKLALAYTPIASPDQLRDDIVEGALADLLQADPRSARSDDSFRLSFNAIEKRLFTDSIERLKAVEAVLAAHAELLPKLKPPLMGFATANFEDLREQHRRLVFAGFAKAFPLTRLRELPRYLKAMRLRAERLQNDPRKDQARMLIVRDFEAQLDRLAAKLPRERCEELRFLLEELRVQLFAQELGTREPVSEKRVQKLLEQAASQP